The DNA segment GTTTATCCTTAAATGTGCTGTAgtaccagcagagggcagcactTCATAAAGACATGACACTGTGTGGCCTGTTTGTTCAAGCAGTCGATGATTAACATGTAACATGAACATGTAaagcaaggcagctttatttatacagtgcatttcatacccaggggaaactcaatgtgctttacaaacAAACTCTTTTTGTACAAAGGTCATAGTAATAAAGTGACATGAGATAAAAAATGATTACATGCTCTTCCAATTTAAAATGGTTCTTATTTCCAGCAGGGAGCCATCATGGAGGAGCTTAAAGAGGAGCTCTTGAATATTCTTGAAAACTTAAAAGAAGATGACTTCAAGAAGTTCAAGTGGTTCCTGGAGCTGGATGACACCGTGGAGGgctttaaaggcatcccagtGTCTCAGCTGGAGAATGCAGCAAAGCGGAAGACAGTAGATCTGATGGTGCAGAAACATGGGGGTATTGGAGCTCTGCAGCGAACCAAGAAGATTttaaagaagatgaagaagaatgaTCTGGTGGAGGATTTACAATCAGGACCAAAAGGTAAGTTAGAGACAGGTAACACacaataactacacacacaataaccacacacacagtaactacacacaataactacacacaataactacacacacaataactacacacacacaatgactacacacacaataactacacacacacaatgactacacacacaataactacacacacacaatgactacacacacaataactacacacaatgactacacacacaataactacacacacaataactacacacacacaatgactacacacacaataactacacacacacaataactacacacacacaatgactacacacacaataactacacacacaataactacacacacaataactacacacacacaataactacacacacacaatgactacacacacaataactacacacacaatacacacacgcTGTTTAGtacctttatttgggatcttagtaaatctcCTGTACTCTTCAACATTATTTAAGTTGACAATGAgaaatgtcgcttgatgtccctgagcttttgaagttatattacattattaaattatttataatttaatataaaaaaataactaaatgttattattctcaatggtttcacacacaactctgaaaaaatacaacaatgtgtccttttgtaaatatttttaagtGCTATATTCATCGTCAGGGTCTCATATCTGTGATTTATCACCATTCACAGCTGATGTGGCCCTGAAGGAGCAGTGGTCAACCACACTcatcccaacaacaacaaccttcTGTAAGGAGAAACAGGATGAGGACAGGGTCAGTCATAAAGCATTATCACATAAATCACGTTTTTATTGACACATTTACCTTCAGCTATTTATGGGAATTATTAagtaaatgaaacaaacacacatgcagtaggTTTCTTACACATTATTTACCAAGAAATAAAATGGTTTTCTTTGAGCTTAGTTTTTTAAGTATACTGTGTACATCAcattttcctgtaaatgtttcaGGTTTACGCCGTGACCAAAAAGTCCATCATGAGTCGTGTGGCTCTGCTCATCACTAACATAAAGTTTGACAATGAGAAGCATAACAGAAGAGGTGCAGACATAGATGAGCAGAACATGAAGGAACTGCTCGAAGCGCTGAAATATGAGGTTGTGAAATACACAAACCTCACTGGAAAGGTAGTTTTGATTAAAAACGAACACATTCTTCTCATGTTAgtattgaaatgaaaaatgtgtgtattgtctGTTTGAGCGATACAGTAACCAGCATCTGACTTGATTATGTTCTCATAGGGGATCGAAGAAGCTGTAAAGAAGTTCTCCAAACATCCAAAACTggaacacacagacagtgtgtttgtggttaTCATGTCTCATGGGGAAAAGACAGCTGTCCATGGTGTCAACTTTGATAAGAATAAAGAGGACAAAGAACAGGACAAGTTCCTCATTGATGACATTTTCACACACTTGAACACATTGAATTGTCCAAAGCTGCTGAACAAACCtaagatcatcatcatccaggCCTGCAGTGGAGGTGATTCTTCTGTTTTATCACAGATACACCAAACATTGACTTTCTTGTAGGACCTACTGtatatttaataactttatttttggtATAATAATACAGCCTTGTGTAAGTCTGCTAATGTCATGATTATGTGACAATAGCAGACTTAAGTGACAAGGCCCTTGTGATCTGTATCTAAAGTATTGTCACATTTATTACAGGCAAGAAGGGAGGTGTGCTTGTTAGtaataatccatccatccatccaactgtGGAAACTGATAATATACAAGAGCTACACCCATCACCGCGTGATGGTGAGGAAGTCACTCGGGCTGATCGTTTGGGTCTTGCACACAGAGAAGAATCCTTCATGTGTTTTCGCTCTTCCACTCCTGGTGAGTCTGTCTGAAATATTATCAAATCTTATTTTAAAGCTCAGGAACATATACTGCAATCATTTACATTGATAACAGCTGAGAGTAGTTATGTGTTTATTACCATATGTAATAAAAACGGTCTGTTTCTCCTGCAGATACTGTCTCATATAGACGTTCAGACACTGGGTCTTTTTTTATCCAGTTTATCGTTGACGCACTGAACACCTTCGCACATGTGGATCACATTGACGAACTTTTCGGAAGAGTAAGTTTTGCAAGTGCAAACTCTTATCTGGGTGTAAAATGTTCATGTAGAGTAGAATATAATTTATATAGTGGAAAGTAACACTAGCTGTGATGCAACACAACAAGAAAGCAAGCAGTAATAAAGTTCTGGTTTTATTTGCCTGACTTCATGTCATACACTATTTCAACCTCACAGGTCATGCGCCGCTTTAAGAAGTTTTCAGTTCCGACCAAGACAGGAGATGACACACAGATGCCAACCAAAGACCGAGTCAGTCTCTATAAGAACTTCTACCTCTTTCCCGGCCTTTGAGACGGGATCCAGCATTGTAGCAACACTGGTCATTGGACTTGGTTGccatgtttcattcatttaaatgttttccttcATTCAACTATTCTTGCAGtgccttttaaaaatatgcattttatatgtcttcatatatcaatcaatcaatcaatcaatctttattcataaagctccaaatcccaacagagtcatgtgaaggctctttccacatacaGCCCTaacagaaccagactcagagtgggagaacatcttttaacaggaagaaccctcagaaccagactcagagtgggagaacatcttttaacaggaagaaccctcagaaccagactcagagtgggagaacatgttttaacaggaagaaccctcagaaccagactcagagtgggagaacatcttttaacaggaagaaccctcagaaccagactcagagtgggagaacatctgcctcgaccggttggagtagagaggagagagaggaaggagaggaggagaggaaggagaggagagagagaaaggagaggagagagaggaaggagaggagagaggaaggagaggagagagaggaaggagaggagagagaggaaggagaggagagagaggaaggagaggagagaggaaggagagagagagagagaaacatgcagCGTTAATGCTGTGAACAGTACTCACAGAAAAAGATGTCGATCATTAGCCGAGATTAGAAGACCTTTTAGTTTCCTGTTATAGTTTAGTTCTGTCATAAGAGTTGATTTATTGAGGTAGTCGTATTCATTCCTATGATCTTTGTACTTTAAGGATGATAAATGATTCACCGAGTCTTTACATGGCCTTTACATCATTTcctttaaacatattttctttacaaAATTGTAACTTCTATTCTTTATATGCTTTATATTCTTCTATTCTTTATATGCTTTATATTCTTCTATTCTTTATATGCTTTATATGATTTATGTGCTTTATGTGCTTTATATGCTTTATATGATTTATGTGCTTTATGTGCTTTATATGCTGTTTTGTTGTCAGAAAAGTAATATGTATTGCAATTCAATAAAGATCACATTTAAAGCTCATGACGGAGGACTGGAACCCGTTTCTCACACATcttttaaacattaataatCCAAAATGTTTATTGTCAGATTCAGTTTTTACTAGTTATGAGTTGACTTATGCGATGTTGTTGtcaggtgattttttttctatgatAGATATTAAGATGAAATTACCATGAttgctgttttaaaatgttctttagcACAGAATTTACAGTTGAGTtcatttaatgaatgaaatctCAATGATTCACTTCTTATTATCAGATGTTCTTTTTTCTAAACTAAAATATCATGAAAAACCAAGTTCACTGAACCTTGTCTACATCTTTAACAAACAATGGTGTAACTATGTGACTCTATGTCCACTAGGGATGTGACGATCAGTGTGAGGAACATTACTTTCAAAAGTAACTGATTACATTACAAAGTTACTTCCActtaaaagtaactagttacattacagcattaTCTTCTGAGAAAACGGTCAGGCTCGAGCTGTTGCCTCTAATATTAGTTATATTTGAAGCTCAGCGGTGACAGAGCAGCAGACAGCCGCCTGAGCTGTAGCTCGGCTTCATGATGGAGCGAGCTAGTGTAACAGAGTTAATGATTCCACTTTCTAACTGtcctgtttttaatatatttgcactgattagtgccacaggttctcaGCTCCGAGGCTCCTCTCCAgtaattagtgccacgggttctcaGCTCCGAGGCTCCTCTCCAGtaattagtgccacaggttctcaGCTCCGAGGCTCCTCTCCAGtaattagtgccacaggttctcaGCTCCGAGGCTCCTCTCCAgtaattagtgccacgggttctcaGCTCCGAGGCTCCTCTCCAgtaattagtgccacgggttctcaGCTCCGAGGCTCCTCTCCAgtaattagtgccacgggttctcaGCTCCGAGGCGCTCCTCTCCAgtaattagtgccacgggttctcaGCTCCGAGGCACTCCTCTCCAgtaattagtgccacgggttctcaGCTCCGAGGCTCCACTCCAgtaattagtgccacgggttctcaGCTCCGAGGCACTCCTCTCCAGTAATTAGTGCCATGGGTTCTCAGCTCCGAGGCTCCTCTCCAgtaattagtgccacgggttctcaGCTCCGAGGGGCAGAGCCCATACTTATTCTTCCATCGTTTTTCGGcgtgtaactcgtcccgcagttttgagaaaaccctgacaatatatacatcaaaacgtgcggctcgatcgggggaggggtgctatgacttttggtgttgaaattccaaagtttcccaaagttattcccaaaaaaccgggagatttctccattggaaatgaatgggaatttttttttaaaactacaaaaaaatcacattttttcagagtcacgtagctcgctcatacgtgcacgtagaaacgtgattcaaactttaaaacgaaggaaaacttgtcctctctggaaaaataccaaactattttaacataacatgtaaacttttcaaactatgagcagtcaaacgaggagtggaaatcactttttctacaaagttagagtggaagcggcagttagctagagtgagagaatcagtaaaaaataaccttaatttttatttttaactcgagctcacggccaaaccgtaaaaaggagacaaatcattttttgtcaaaatgtagacataggtgttgggattcataaaatgtgactgacaggcggggtctgcacaaaatttaaacgggggggtcGAGagcggcggcaatacctgtctcactccccactgactctaatgtaatcgtcttcttttttcaaaagaatctcactctgtgttcacactgagcttactcgctcattttaaggaatatgtgaataaaataaacactgtcagaatctgccggcttctgtgtctctcacggtgttttcggtttttggacaggagtttgCAGTCGCTAAGGGCAGCTGGTTAatttagctgcccttagcaaccgtagggccttagcaaccgtagggccttagctgcccttagcaaccgcagggccttagctgcccttagcaaccgcagggccttagctgcccttagcaaccacagggccttagctgcccttttgaacctgttgctgggcagaatctgacctacttttttgtgattggctaattcttcctgtctgtctgtgttgccagttaactgagctaattcatgtgaatggattaattcatgtttactgtggacaaaataaatagttttattgttttgtattgtagttatatgatttgtggtatataaaaagattcaacatttatcaatagaagatgaacaaaatgtacataatatgatttcatacaaccaagaaatttaaaataaaaagtataataaaatctactctctaaatgatttgaagatttacttaataatttaataacaggtatgttcctgtctgtggaaaaaatgaagtagactttaattaataagtttaaataaatattatttatgtttaaatatgattaacattcacttaatatCTTCAGGAATGTTAAGtcataaggaaaaaataaatcttggCAGCACTCAACACTTCCCTGGAAGGTTCtagttttaatttattattcGCGATTTGTCCACCAAGAAATACTCTCAATCCCTCTGAAGGAAAGTCTACCTGTAATCCAACTCACCAGACTGAGCAGTCACAttattatgacacacacacacacacacacacacacagtaacacacacacacacacacagtaacacacacacacacagtaacacacgcacacacacacacacacacacacacacacacacacactcacacacacagtaacacacacagtaacacacacacacacacacacacacacacacacacatacacacgctcttctctgggttagggtctctgggttagggtctctgggttagggtctcagggttagggtctctgggttagggtctctgggttagggttagggtctctgggttagggtctctgagttagggtctcagggttagggtctcagggttagggtccctgggttagggtctctgggttagggtctcagggttagggtctcagggttagggtctctgggttagggtctcagggtcagggttagggtctcagggttagggtctcagggttagggtctcagggttagggtctctgggtcagggttagggtctcagggttagggtctctgggttagggtctcagggttagggtctcagggttagggtctctgggttagggtctcagggttagggtctctgggttagggtctcagggttagggtctctgggttagggtctcagggtgAGGGTCTCTGGGTTGGAgtctcagggtcagggtctctgggttagggtctcagggtgagggtctctgggttagggtctctgggttagcgtctctgggttagggtctctgggttagggtctcagggttagggtctcagggttagggtctctgggttagggtctcagggttagggtctgtgggttagggttagggtctcagggttagggtctgtgggttagggtttctgggttagggtctctgggttagggtctctgggttagggtctcagggttagggtctgtgggttagggtttctgggttagggtctcagggttagggtctcagggttagggtctcagggttagggtctctgggttagggtctctgggtcagggtctctgggttagggtctcagggttagggtctctgggttagggtctctgggttagggtctcagggttagggtctcagggttagggtctctgggttagggtctcagggttagggtctcagggttagggtctctgggttagggtctctgggttagggtctcagggttagggtctctgggttagggtctctgggttagggtctcagggttagggtctctgggttagggtctcagggtgAGGGTCTCTGGGTTGGAgtctcagggtcagggtctctgggttagggtctcagggtgagggtctctgggttagggtctctgggttagcgtctctgggttagggtctctgggttagggtctcagggttagggtctcagggttagggtctctgggttagggtctcagggttagggtctcagggttagggtctctgggttagggtctcagggttagggtctctgggtcagggttagggtctctgggttagggtctcagggttagggtctcagggttagggtctctgggttagcgtctctgggttagggtctctgggttagggtctcagggttagggtctcagggttagggtctctgggttagggtctcagggttagggtctcagggttagggtctcagggttagggtctcagggttagggtctctgggttagggtctctgggttagggttagggtctcagggttagggtctcagagttagggtctcagggttagggtctcagggttagggtctctgggttagggtctctgggttagggtctctgggtcagggttagggtctcagggttagggtctcagggttagggtctctgggttagggtctcagggttagggtctctgggttagggtctctgggttagggtctcagggttagggtctcagggttagggtctctgggttagggtctctgggtcagggttagggtctcagggttagggtctcagggttagggtctctgggttagggtctcagggttagggtctctgggttagggtctctgggttagggtctcagggttggggtctcagggttagggtctctgggtcagggttagggtctcagggttagggtctctgggttagggtctctgggttagggtctctgggttagggtttctgggttagggtctcagggttagggtctctgggttagggtctctgggttagggtctcagggttagggtctctgggttagggtctc comes from the Scomber japonicus isolate fScoJap1 chromosome 23, fScoJap1.pri, whole genome shotgun sequence genome and includes:
- the LOC128353177 gene encoding caspase a-like, giving the protein MEELKEELLNILENLKEDDFKKFKWFLELDDTVEGFKGIPVSQLENAAKRKTVDLMVQKHGGIGALQRTKKILKKMKKNDLVEDLQSGPKGSHICDLSPFTADVALKEQWSTTLIPTTTTFCKEKQDEDRVYAVTKKSIMSRVALLITNIKFDNEKHNRRGADIDEQNMKELLEALKYEVVKYTNLTGKGIEEAVKKFSKHPKLEHTDSVFVVIMSHGEKTAVHGVNFDKNKEDKEQDKFLIDDIFTHLNTLNCPKLLNKPKIIIIQACSGGKKGGVLVSNNPSIHPTVETDNIQELHPSPRDGEEVTRADRLGLAHREESFMCFRSSTPDTVSYRRSDTGSFFIQFIVDALNTFAHVDHIDELFGRVMRRFKKFSVPTKTGDDTQMPTKDRGCDDQCEEHYFQNATGSQLRGSSPVISATGSQLRGSSPVISATGSQLRGSSPVISATGSQLRGSSPVISATGSQLRGSSPVISATGSQLRGSSPVISATGSQLRGAPLQ